The Dehalococcoidia bacterium region TTATCCTTGTACAAAACTAGGTCTTCTCCGAGAAGCCTGACAGGCTTCGTAGGTTTTTCATCTAGTTCTGCTGCCGCAGCAATGGGATGCCAGTAACGACGCATGAGTTCACCCATTGGTGTTCCGGCGCCAACCCGAGCTAATTTCTCGTTTTCCTGAATACTAAGCATGATTGCCTCCATGCATATTTCTTAACGAAACAGTATGCTCGTGGTATCAAACGGTCAAGTACCGCAAGCGTATAA contains the following coding sequences:
- a CDS encoding aromatic ring-hydroxylating dioxygenase subunit alpha; its protein translation is MLSIQENEKLARVGAGTPMGELMRRYWHPIAAAAELDEKPTKPVRLLGEDLVLYKD